Proteins encoded within one genomic window of Trichoderma asperellum chromosome 2, complete sequence:
- a CDS encoding uncharacterized protein (TransMembrane:10 (i62-79o130-150i162-182o194-214i226-249o333-354i361-380o400-417i424-443o455-475i)~antiSMASH:Cluster_2.5~SMCOG1106:major facilitator transporter) produces MAGDTTEKTDKVDHEPPRSTSVVEKGEIVEIDADEALNAVAGLDAATLQLDEEAERRLLRKIDMNLMPLMCIIYGLNYLDKTTLSYASIMGLKTDLKLVGDNYQWLSSLFYFGYLGWEFPTNRLLQRLPLAKYSAFNIIMWGLVLALFATTENFGGAVVIRLFLGVFEAAVTPGFTLFVSQWYTKKEQGFRTSIWFSFNGFAQIFGGLVAYGFARGASIHGFSIAPWKAIFIFTGVLTSTMGIIFLFVMPDNQLNARFLTKEERVLAVHRIKVNEQGIGNKHFKWYQVKEALTDPIVWGFVLYALLSDIPNGGISNFFSQLIVSFGYTPEQSLLYGTPGGAVEVVTLLLCGFLGDRLGSRLLVSMVALILSMVGMIMIVAIPLDKPAGRLAGYYLTQADAAPFVAILSLISTNVAGWTKKTTVAAMYLVAYCVGNIIGPQTFRPKDAPEYRPGEITILVCWALCLVDLVFIWSYYRRQNAKKRLVRADPSYTKIENQEFLDLTDRENAEFSYSL; encoded by the exons ATGGCTGGCGACACGACAGAAAAGACTGACAAGGTCGACCACGAGCCCCCTCGCTCTACGAGCGTCGTTGAGAAGGGAGAAATTGTCGAAAttgatgctgatgaggcTCTCAACGCCGTTGCCGGCCTGGATGCCGCCACTCTACAGCTTGACGAGGAGGCAGAGCGACGTTTGTTGCGCAAAATCGATATGAATCTTATGCCC CTAATGTGCATTATTTACGGCCTCAATTACCTTGATA AAACGACGTTATCATACGCTAGTATCATGGGCTTGAAAACTGATCTCAAACTTGTTGGCGACAACTACCAGTGGCTATCAAGCTTATTCTATTTCG GATATCTTGGCTGGGAGTTTCCCACAAATCGACTCTTACAACGTCTGCCCCTCGCGAAATATTCCGCATTCAACATCATCATGTGGGGACTCGTACTTGCTTTATTTGCCACCACTGAGAACTTCGGAGGAGCTGTAGTTATTCGCCTCTTTCTGGGAGTCTTTGAGGCGGCTGTTACTCCTGGATTCACCTTATTTGTATCACAG TGGTATACGAAAAAGGAGCAAGGGTTTAGAACCAGCATCTGGTTCAGTTTCAATGGCTTT GCTCAAATTTTTGGCGGCTTGGTAGCATATGGCTTCGCTCGCGGTGCATCTATCCACGGATTTTCGATTGCGCCTTGGAAAGCAATTTTCATTTTTACTGGGGTATTAACAAGCACTATGGgaataatatttctttttgtcaTGCCTGACAATCAGCTGAACGCGAGATTCCTCACGAAAGAAGAGCGTGTGTTAGCTGTGCACCGAATCAAAGTCAACGAACAGGGTATCGGAAACAAGCACTTTAAATGGTACCAGGTGAAGGAAGCTTTAACAGATCCTATCGTCTGGGGCTTTGTTTTGTATGCGCTGCTTTCTGATATTCCCAATGGCGGAATCTCAAACTTCTTCAGTCAACTCATTGTCTCATTTGGCTATACTCCCGAACAGAGCTTACTCTATGGAACTCCCGGTGGAGCAGTCGAAGTCGTCACCTTGCTTCTTTGCGGATTTCTAGGAGACAGACTTGGGAGCCGGCTTTTAGTATCTATGGTCGCCCTCATACTGTCCATGGTCGGCATGATCATGATTGTTGCTATTCCTTTAGATAAACCTGCTGGCAGACTAGCTGGTTACTATCTCACACAA GCAGACGCTGCTCCCTTCGTTGCAATTTTATCCTTGATTTCTACAAACGTCGCTG GATGGACCAAGAAGACAACGGTAGCAGCAATGTATTTGGTAGCCTACTGCGTTGGGAATATTATTG GACCCCAGACTTTTCGACCGAAAGATGCTCCCGAGTACCGACCAGGGGAAATTACCATCTTGGTTTGTTGGGCACTATGTCTCGTAGACCTTGTCTTTATCTGGTCATATTACCGCCGACAAAATGCCAAGAAGCGCCTCGTTCGGGCAGATCCGTCCTACACCAAAATTGAGAATCAAGAATTTCTGGATTTGACGGATAGGGAGAATGCAGAATTTAGCTATTCATTATAG
- a CDS encoding putative secondary metabolism biosynthetic enzyme (EggNog:ENOG41~antiSMASH:Cluster_2.5~SMCOG1028:crotonyl-CoA reductase / alcohol dehydrogenase): MYKMKHVASSIRRPLSILTSLTKPSNSPFHPRTYSIPANSIIMGAPQTSKAIIKVAPGKGVIQEGPTPKVRDGHVIVKTKAVSINPTDWKGLYSEKEETIGTKIGCDFAGEVVEVGAGVTNFKVGDRIAGLSPGANILQKEDGSYGEYLLTQADVQFHNPLSDEEGATLGVSVFTVGQGLYQNLKLQLPTNPITTGTPILIYGGSTASGLWGIQYAKLSGYKVITTASPRNFDYLKSLGADAVFDYNSPTVVGDIIAAAGGELALVWDCISEASSVKISAAAISPKGGKLGLLLPPNIDDIHAINPNIEAGVTMAYSVFGNPFQRGISSEGKPEDNGFAKKFRDISEKLLSEGKLKAPKIELNRGGSGLEGVLVGLEELRQGKVSAAKLIYTI; this comes from the exons ATGTATAAGATGAAACATGTCGCAAGCTCGATTCGTAGACCATTGTCCATACTCACCTCTTTAACTAAACCGAGCAATTCACCCTTTCACCCAAGGACGTACTCAATTCCTgccaacagcatcatcatggGAGCACCTCAGACGAGCAAGGCTATTATCAAGGTAGCTCCGGGCAAGGGAGTTATCCAAGAGGGACCAACCCCAAAGGTTCGCGATGGCCATGTAATTGTCAAGACAAAGGCTGTTTCTATCAATCCCACCGACTGGAAGGGCCTTTACAGCGAAAAGGAGGAGACAATTGGCACAAAAATCGGATGCGATTTTGCGGGCGAGGTCGTGGAGGTCGGTGCTGGAGTTACCAATTTTAAGGTTGGCGATAGGATTGCTGGCCTCAGCCCTGGAGC AAATATTCTTCAGAAAGAGGATGGCTCATATGGAGAGTACTTACTCACTCAGGCAGACGTCCAATTCCACAACCCCCTAAGCGATGAAGAGGGAGCGACTCTGGGAGTGTCAGTTTTCACCGTT GGCCAAGGTCTATATCAAAACCTGAAGCTGCAGCTACCGACAAACCCCATAACCACAGGCACTCCAATTCTCATCTACGGTGGAAGCACTGCATCTGGCCTTTGGGGTATCCAGTACGCCAAGCTCTCCGGATACAAGGTCATCACAACTGCCAGCCCAAGAAACTTTGACTACCTAAAGTCTCTGGGAGCCGACGCTGTCTTCGATTACAACTCACCCACCGTTGTCGGAGACATTatcgctgctgcaggcgGCGAGCTGGCCCTCGTGTGGGACTGCATCTCTGAAGCAAGTTCCGTAAAGATCAGCGCAGCCGCTATCTCGCCAAAGGGTGGAAAGCTGGGCCTGCTCCTTCCCCCCAATATCGATGACATTCACGCCATCAACCCCAACATTGAAGCTGGCGTGACTATGGCCTACAGCGTCTTTGGAAACCCATTCCAGAGAGGTATTTCCAGCGAAGGCAAACCTGAAGACAACGGATTCGCAAAGAAGTTTAGGGACATTTCGGAGAAGCTGCTCTCAGAAGGCAAGCTCAAGGCTCCCAAAATTGAGCTCAATcgtggcggcagcggccttGAGGGAGTCTTGGTGGGTCTGGAGGAGCTGCGCCAGGGC
- a CDS encoding uncharacterized protein (antiSMASH:Cluster_2.5) — MIARGCIRRNASQFTSTDPTKVFKALTSFHPGHRSYSIELKAKKDTKRKRVVILGSGWAGYSFARTLDPSKYERVVISPRSYFVFTPLLASTSVGTLEFRAILEPVRRAPGGLRFYQGWADDVDFSRKVIRVEANAIDKLQHDLSPISASTAASEVATETRPPKGEVFDVEYDKLVIAVGAYSQTFGIAGVREHAHFLRDIGDARRIRLRVLSLFEQCSYPASPGGKDGKTAGSPLTEEEKRSLLHFVIVGGGPTGIEFAAELHDLIHEDLKTIYPELMPLVRITVYDVAPKVLPMFDKALAQYAMEVFARQGIQVRTEHHLEGIRVADGTLGSAHGGLSIKIKEYGDKEIEAGLVVWSTGLMQNPFVEQMVNKQFATVNEAEAPRNNLLKDPRTGGIVTDGYLRARITDNKISESNEAAVSAAAPVLPDVFVIGDCAVVEGNESLPKTAQVASQQAAHLARQLNKITDNSIDVESAWKPFKFRNWGTLTYLGGWKAIHQSSADTLRGWVAWIVWRGAYLTRSMSVRNKLMVPVYWFVSWVFGRDISRF; from the exons ATGATAGCTCGGGGCTGTATACGCCGAAACGCTAGTCAATTCACTTCGACAGATCCAACAAAAGTCTTCAAAGCCCTGACGTCTTTTCACCCAGGTCATAGATCCTATAGTATTGAGCTAAAGGCGAAGAAAG ACACCAAAAGAAAGCGCGTTGTGATTCTGGGCTCTGGATGGGCTGGATATAGCTTTGCGCGCACTCTCGACCCATCAAAGTACGAACGAGTGGTCATCTCACCTCGCAGTTACTTTGTTTTCACACCGCTACTGGCTTCAACATCAGTTGGCACCCTTGAATTCCGAGCCATCTTAGAGCCCGTCCGCCGTGCGCCAGGTGGCTTGCGCTTCTATCAAGGCTGGGCCGACGATGTCGATTTTTCTCGGAAGGTTATCCGTGTTGAGGCCAATGCCATTGACAAGCTCCAGCACGACTTATCACCAATATCGGCATCTACAGCCGCGAGTGAGGTAGCGACAGAAACCCGGCCACCCAAGGGAGAAGTTTTCGATGTAGAGTACGATAAACTTGTTATTGCTGTTGGTGCTTACAGCCAGACATTTGGCATAGCAGGTGTGCGAGAACACGCGCATTTTCTGCGAGATATTGGCGATGCACGACGCATCCGGTTGCGAGTGCTCTCCCTATTCGAGCAGTGCTCGTATCCCGCTTCCCCAGGCggcaaagatggcaagaCAGCGGGAAGTCCTCTCAccgaagaggaaaagagatcACTCCTTCACTTCGTCATTGTTGGCGGTGGACCGACAGGAATTGAGTTTGCAGCGGAACTGCACGACCTGATTCACGAAGATTTGAAGACAATTTACCCAGAATTGATGCCACTTGTGCGTATTACCGTTTACGATGTTGCGCCCAAAGTACTGCCCATGTTTGATAAAGCACTGGCGCAGTATGCAATGGAAGTATTTGCACGGCAGGGCATTCAGGTCCGTACTGAGCACCACCTTGAGGGAATAAGGGTAGCCGACGGAACCCTCGGAAGCGCACACGGTGGCCTGAGTATCAAGATTAAAGAATACGGTGATAAAGAGATTGAAGCTGGTTTGGTTGTCTGGAGCACGGGGCTGATGCAGAACCCGTTTGTGGAACAAATGGTCAACAAACAGTTTGCAACTGTCAACGAGGCAGAGGCTCCAAGAAATAACCTCTTGAAAGACCCCAGAACGGGTGGCATTGTCACAGATGGCTACCTACGTGCCCGTATAACTGATAATAAGATTAGTGAATCCAACGAAGCCGCCGTGTCTGCGGCAGCACCAGTCTTGCCAGATGTGTTTGTGATTGGCGATTGCGCGGTAGTGGAAGGTAATGAATCGTTACCCAAAACAGCTCAAGTTGCCTCTCAGCAAGCAGCGCATCTAGCGAGGCAGCTCAACAAAATCACTGACAACTCCATTGATGTCGAGAGTGCTTGGAAGCCATTCAAATTCCGCAACTGGGGCACGTTGACATACCTTGGAGGTTGGAAGGCGATACATCAAAGCTCTGCCGATACATTACGTGGTTGGGTAGCGTGGATAGTATGGCGAGGAGCATATCTGACAAGGAGTATGAGCGTGCGTAATAAGCTTATGGTGCCTGTGTATTGGTTTGTATCTTGGGTATTTGGGCGAGACATATCACGGTTCTGA